One genomic segment of Rivularia sp. PCC 7116 includes these proteins:
- a CDS encoding valine--pyruvate transaminase: protein MNPALTKFGAQMSKLTGVRAIMKDINETLRAGKGQELMNLSAGNPLILPEVEQLWRDCTAELLASPEYGEVVCRYGYSKGYSPLIEAVTKDFNKRYGLELNERNILITPGSQTLYFYAANVFGGYTTSGELKQIVFPLSPDYTGYGGVSLAPEALFAYKPTLDIDTTAHRFKYRPDFSKLSITEKTGCVLFSRPCNPTGNVVTEEEVNKIASIAAQSDVPVLIDSAYAPPFPALNYTNMTPTFGENILHCMSLSKAGLPGERVGIAIGSEKLIDALECFQANVSLHSSRYGQAIAARAIDSGKLAHISENVIRPFYKNKFTVLETTLESAMPNDLPWFLHLGEGAIFAWIWLQDLPISDWEFYQQLKKVGLIVVPGNSFFPGLREEWQHKNQCFRVSLTGSDEEIKTGMQRFAKVAEEVYRNATVAA, encoded by the coding sequence ATGAACCCTGCCCTAACTAAATTTGGCGCTCAAATGTCTAAACTTACCGGCGTGAGAGCGATTATGAAGGATATTAATGAAACTTTACGCGCTGGTAAAGGGCAGGAGTTGATGAATTTGAGTGCGGGTAATCCGTTGATTCTACCTGAGGTTGAACAATTATGGCGCGATTGTACTGCGGAGCTTTTAGCTAGTCCGGAATATGGTGAAGTTGTTTGCCGCTATGGTTATTCTAAAGGTTACTCGCCGTTGATTGAAGCTGTTACGAAAGACTTTAATAAACGCTACGGTTTAGAGCTTAACGAACGCAATATTTTAATTACTCCTGGCAGTCAAACACTTTATTTCTACGCTGCAAATGTTTTTGGCGGCTATACCACTAGCGGCGAACTGAAGCAAATTGTTTTTCCTCTAAGTCCTGATTATACTGGCTACGGTGGAGTTAGTTTAGCTCCCGAGGCGTTATTTGCTTATAAACCAACTTTAGACATTGATACGACTGCCCATAGATTTAAATATCGTCCTGACTTCAGCAAATTATCGATTACCGAAAAAACAGGTTGCGTTTTATTCTCTCGTCCCTGCAATCCTACAGGTAATGTTGTCACCGAAGAAGAAGTGAATAAAATTGCTTCAATTGCTGCACAATCAGATGTTCCAGTCTTAATTGACTCGGCATATGCGCCTCCTTTCCCTGCTTTGAACTATACCAATATGACACCAACTTTCGGTGAGAATATATTGCACTGCATGAGTTTATCAAAAGCGGGATTACCTGGGGAAAGAGTTGGTATTGCCATTGGTAGCGAAAAACTAATTGACGCTTTAGAGTGCTTCCAAGCAAATGTTAGCTTGCACTCATCCAGATACGGACAAGCTATAGCCGCTCGTGCCATAGATTCTGGTAAATTAGCACATATCAGCGAAAACGTAATTCGTCCTTTTTATAAAAACAAATTTACTGTTCTAGAAACTACTTTAGAATCAGCAATGCCAAATGATTTACCTTGGTTTCTCCATCTTGGTGAAGGAGCTATTTTTGCTTGGATATGGCTGCAAGATTTACCTATAAGCGACTGGGAATTTTATCAGCAACTTAAAAAGGTAGGTTTAATAGTTGTCCCCGGAAACTCCTTTTTCCCCGGATTGCGAGAAGAATGGCAGCACAAAAATCAATGTTTCCGCGTCTCGCTCACCGGTAGCGATGAAGAAATAAAAACTGGAATGCAGCGTTTTGCCAAAGTTGCTGAAGAAGTTTATCGCAACGCTACTGTAGCTGCTTAA
- a CDS encoding S-(hydroxymethyl)glutathione dehydrogenase/class III alcohol dehydrogenase — translation MEVKAAVAYEAGKPLSIETVQLEGPKAGEVLIEVKASGICHTDAYTLSGKDPEGLFPAILGHEGAGVVVDVGAGVTSLKKGDHVIPLYTPECRQCEYCLSLKTNLCQAIRSTQGKGLMPDGSSRFSMGDKQLYHYMGTSTFSNYTVLPEIAVAKIREDAPFEKVCYIGCGVTTGIGAVIYTAKVEPGSKVIVFGLGGIGLNVIQGARMVGADMIIGVDLNPAKRELAEKFGMTHFVNPKEVEGDLVPYLVDLTKGGADYTFECIGNVKVMRQALECCHKGWGESIIIGVAGAGEEISTRPFQLVTGRVWKGSAFGGARGRTDVPKIVDWYMEGKINIDDLITHVMPVEKINEGFELMHKGESIRSVVTFD, via the coding sequence GTGGAAGTTAAAGCGGCAGTGGCTTATGAAGCAGGTAAGCCATTAAGTATTGAAACAGTTCAGCTAGAGGGACCAAAAGCTGGCGAAGTATTGATAGAAGTTAAAGCCAGTGGGATTTGTCATACGGATGCCTATACGCTTTCCGGTAAAGATCCTGAAGGTTTGTTTCCGGCTATTTTGGGGCATGAAGGCGCGGGGGTTGTTGTAGATGTGGGAGCAGGTGTTACCAGCCTTAAAAAAGGGGACCATGTGATTCCTCTTTATACTCCCGAATGCCGTCAATGCGAATATTGTTTGAGCTTGAAAACTAACCTTTGTCAAGCTATTCGCAGTACCCAAGGTAAAGGCTTGATGCCCGACGGTAGCAGTCGTTTTTCTATGGGTGATAAGCAACTTTATCACTATATGGGTACGTCAACTTTTTCCAACTACACGGTGTTACCAGAAATTGCTGTTGCCAAAATTCGTGAAGATGCTCCTTTTGAAAAAGTCTGTTATATCGGTTGCGGCGTAACTACGGGTATTGGCGCTGTTATTTACACCGCCAAAGTCGAACCAGGTTCAAAAGTTATAGTTTTCGGTTTGGGTGGTATTGGCTTAAACGTCATTCAAGGAGCGAGAATGGTAGGTGCCGATATGATTATCGGCGTAGATCTCAATCCTGCAAAACGCGAATTAGCAGAAAAATTCGGGATGACGCACTTTGTTAATCCCAAGGAAGTTGAAGGGGATTTAGTTCCTTATTTAGTTGATTTAACTAAAGGTGGAGCCGACTATACTTTTGAATGTATTGGTAACGTAAAAGTAATGCGTCAAGCCTTAGAATGCTGTCATAAAGGTTGGGGAGAAAGTATTATTATTGGCGTTGCTGGTGCCGGAGAAGAAATCAGTACTCGTCCGTTTCAATTAGTAACCGGAAGAGTTTGGAAAGGTTCGGCTTTTGGTGGCGCTAGAGGAAGAACTGACGTTCCGAAAATTGTTGATTGGTATATGGAAGGAAAGATAAATATCGACGATTTAATTACTCATGTAATGCCAGTAGAAAAGATTAACGAAGGTTTTGAATTGATGCATAAAGGTGAATCAATTCGCAGTGTAGTTACATTCGATTAA
- a CDS encoding GNAT family N-acetyltransferase — protein MLSQFPELETENLLLRQVNQSDAKAIFKHFSDKEVLRYHDLEAFTNIEQAKNIIASFYHKFHSQQMIRWGIAKKEDNVIIGTCGFHNWVQKSFQAEIGYELSQAYWRKGIMTEALTAMIKFGFKKMELNRITATVMLENIASMKLLENNGFVEEGVLREHGFWKGGFHDLKIFALLKKEALQYLKE, from the coding sequence ATGTTATCTCAATTCCCGGAACTAGAAACAGAAAACTTATTATTAAGACAAGTAAACCAGTCTGACGCAAAAGCAATATTTAAACATTTTTCAGACAAAGAAGTTTTGAGATATCACGATTTAGAAGCCTTTACAAATATCGAACAAGCAAAGAATATAATCGCTAGCTTTTACCATAAATTTCACAGTCAACAGATGATTCGCTGGGGAATTGCGAAAAAAGAAGACAATGTTATTATCGGAACTTGTGGTTTTCATAATTGGGTGCAAAAAAGCTTTCAAGCGGAAATTGGATACGAACTTTCTCAAGCTTATTGGCGAAAGGGAATTATGACAGAAGCGTTGACTGCTATGATAAAATTCGGATTTAAAAAGATGGAATTGAATCGTATTACAGCAACGGTAATGTTAGAAAATATTGCTTCTATGAAACTGTTAGAAAATAATGGTTTTGTAGAAGAAGGTGTTTTAAGAGAACATGGTTTTTGGAAAGGTGGATTTCACGATTTAAAGATTTTTGCTTTGTTGAAGAAAGAAGCATTGCAATATCTTAAAGAATAA
- a CDS encoding GNAT family N-acetyltransferase, producing MAAQNLNIFPHPRLDEIQHYTAIRLGCDIDNLKNSGSVILSAKPKAYEDFMEPSSLEEADIISLAQMDDCSIIRKNPQESEAVKKILEQVDCSKKLSPEDFLQFENVKQNGYEEPYFYLNPKDFQVFPDSNVIQLSKENPEHVAMVASLHETVEEKMRWFSEIDHPVVYGYMLDQKIVGIASHFLFESSEFKVAAGGVLVNPEYRRRNIGKAVVSKICEWALQRDYIIEWSSWDKNIASIALAKSLGFKQFLSEYEFSVS from the coding sequence ATGGCTGCACAAAACTTAAATATATTCCCACATCCTCGACTCGATGAAATTCAACATTACACGGCAATTCGTTTAGGATGTGATATTGATAATTTAAAAAATTCTGGTAGCGTTATTCTTTCAGCAAAACCGAAGGCTTATGAAGATTTTATGGAACCTTCATCCCTCGAAGAAGCCGATATTATCTCCTTGGCTCAAATGGATGATTGTTCAATTATTCGTAAAAATCCGCAAGAATCCGAGGCAGTTAAGAAGATATTAGAACAAGTAGATTGTAGTAAAAAACTGTCACCAGAAGATTTTTTACAATTTGAGAATGTCAAGCAAAATGGTTATGAAGAACCTTATTTTTATCTAAACCCTAAAGATTTTCAAGTATTCCCCGATTCAAACGTAATCCAATTATCAAAAGAAAATCCCGAGCATGTTGCAATGGTGGCAAGTCTTCATGAAACAGTAGAAGAAAAAATGCGTTGGTTTTCAGAAATTGACCATCCAGTCGTTTATGGTTATATGCTAGACCAAAAAATTGTCGGAATAGCAAGCCATTTTCTGTTTGAATCCTCAGAGTTTAAAGTCGCTGCTGGGGGAGTATTAGTTAATCCCGAATATCGTCGCAGAAATATTGGAAAAGCAGTTGTTTCAAAGATTTGTGAATGGGCATTGCAGCGAGATTATATTATAGAGTGGAGTTCCTGGGATAAAAATATTGCATCAATTGCTTTAGCGAAAAGTCTTGGTTTTAAGCAATTTTTATCAGAGTATGAATTTTCAGTTAGTTGA